Below is a genomic region from Campylobacter geochelonis.
CAGTTTTATCCAGCTTATGCTTCTATCTTTTTCAAAGAAAAAGTCAAAAAACACCATCATCAAAAACGCGCCGCCAAATATGTAAATTTCGTGCTTGTGTGCGTTTAAGGCTTCATGGTATTTTTCAGGCTGTGAGATGGCGAAATTTAGTGTCTCAAACATACCATGACCAGAGGCAACTGAAACGATTAGAAGCGGAAACAAAAAACGCATTCCAAAGACTGCGATTGGAATTCCATAGATAATAAAGCGTTTTCGCCACACCTCATCCATGCCATTTAGCACTTTTGCATTTACCACAGCGTTATCAAAACTAAGGCTAACTTCTAAAATAGAAAGCAAAAAACAGATATAAATCGCACCCACTCCACCGATGAAAAACGCCAAAACAAGCCCGATAGCAGTTATAATAAAAGATGAATAAAAATACTTCATAACCTCTCCAAATTTAATGCAAGATTATACTCAAAAATCCAAATTTATACTTTAAATTTATTTATTTGTTATAGTAATTTTTTAAAATATTAAATTTATTGTAAATTTATGCAATAAATTTAAGCTGTTTTTCTCTAAAAATATAAATTTTATGGTAAACTTCTGCGATATATCAAAAAAATTGATACAAAAGAAAAGGAGAGATAATGAAACTTAGCAAAATCAGTTTGGCAGTTGCAGCTACTTTGTGCGCCTGTAGCCTTAATGCAGCCGATTCGCTCGCTCAAGCGTTGCAAAATGGCAAGATTAAAGGCGAACTTAAAGCTTGGTATTGGGATAGAACTTTTAGCGATGATGTTAAACACAACGAAAATGTCTTTAACTTAGGCGTTTTGCTTGGTTATGAAAGCAATCCGTTTTATAACTTAAGATTTGGTCTAACACTTCAAGCAAACACAACTCCAGGCATTGAAGATAATGCTAAAAAGATGTTTAACACAGAGCAATACGCCACTGGAGCGGTGCTATCTGAAGCATATCTTGGATATACATTTTATCAAACCGATATAAAAATCGGTCGCCAGTTTATCAACACTCCTGTTGTAGCCGGAAACCCAGCGCGAATCTTTACAGAGTCTTTTGAGGGCGTTAGCATAACAAGCAACGATGTAGAAAACACAACGATTTATGCAAACTATCTTTATAAATTTCAAGGTAGAACTTCAAACGTAAATACAGATAAAAACGGTAGAGCGCCCTATTTTAAAGACAAAGTTATCCTAGCTGGAACTGGCGCTTATGGACATGACTTTGATGGAGTTTACTCAGTTGGCGTTAAAAACAGTTCTATACCAAATTTAACCCTACAAGCGCAATACGCCCTAGTTAGCGATGTTAATTGGAGAAATACAGATAAAAATGGCGATGTAAATTTATACTTTGCCGAGGCAAACTATGAGCTTCCATTAGATGCGCTAAAACTTAAATTTGACGCGCAGTATCGTGCTTCAAGGACAAGTGGCGGGCTTGATAGCTTAAAGTATGAGGGCGATTTACTTGGTTTAAGAGCTGGTGTGGCTGAACTTGGTGGGCTTAGCGCTTCGGTTGCTTATACAACAACAAGCGATAGCGACTCTTTAATCGTAGGCGTTGGAAACGCACCTGCAACTTACACAGGTTTGCCGATTCGTGGGCCTTATGTCTACTCAAACCACGCCGGAGTTGATGCGTTTAAGTATGAGGTTGGCTACGACTTTAACGAAGTTGGCTTAAAAGGACTTCAAACACTAGCCGCTTACGTTCACGCTGATCAAGACTCACAAGCTAACAACTTTAAAGCAAAGGGTTGGTCTGCAAGCATGATATACTCTGCGCCTTACTGGAAGGGCTTTACAACGCAAGTTATCTACACAGAGCTTGAAAAAGAGTTTGATAACTCAGCAAAGGACAACGAACAAAAAGAGTTGTGGCTTAAATTTGGTTATAAATTTACTATATAAAAGATAAAAGGCTAAATTTACTTTAGCCTTACAAAACTTATTTTTGCTCTAAAATTTAACTTAAAAGCCAAATTTTTGCTTAGTGCTTATCTTTATCGCACGAGCAGCAGCAGCAACCTGTGCTAATGCCTAGAATTTTATAAATCGGACAAAATCCTACTAAGCCCGTAATTAGCGGGATAAGTCCTATTAGCGCCCACCATGTTGGGTATATCGCACCAAACACCACAAGTATGATAATACCTATGATGATTCGCAAAGTTTTATCTAACTTTGACATCCTGTCTCCTTGAATTTCTTGTGAGTTTAGCATATATTTTTTAGAATGTATGTGATAAAAATTACATAAATATATATATTTTGTTAAAAATTTACCTAAATCTAGAGCAACTTTTCTCTGATTTGTTTTGAAAGTTTTGCTATTACTAGCTCGTAAGATTGATCTATCATCTCAAAAACTACGCTTTTTTCAGCATTGCGGTCAAGCACAAGCGTGTTCCAGTGGCGTTTGTTCATATGGTAACCTGGCTTTACAAAGCTATAAATTTCACGGTAAACTAAAGACTCGGCTGGGTTTGCTTTTAAATTTAACCAAAGTGGCTTTTTGGTAGTAAAAATAAGCGCGAAAATTTTTGCTGCTTGTTTTACTTTTCCTTGCTCATCTATGCTTACTTTTTCATTTCCAACTTTAAAAACAAGCGTATCATCACCAAAGCTAAACTCACTAAAAGCGCCTTTTTTAGCCAAGCAATGCCGTTTTATATCGTCTAAATTTAGCTCTTTCATAACTAGCCTTTTTGGAATTCTACACTGAATTTAATCAAAAAATAATGAACAAATTTTGCTTTTGTATATTAAATTTAAGCAAGAATTTCGCTTTTAAATTTAAAAATGTTTGCCTTATACAACAAGACGCCGATACCGCCAAGGGTTGATTATACCGCTTAAACCATTGTAGCTGTCGATAATTTGATGTATGTTTTATACGCATTTTTTTATTTTATGGTTTGAAAAATAATGTATGATAAAATATATGATAATTTTAGAAGATAAAGATTTTAAAAAAGGTGGCCGGGAGAGAGGGATTCGAACCCCCGGAGGCTTTCACCTCAACGGTTTTCAAGACCGCCGCTTTCGACCACTCAGCCATCTCCCGAGTAAATCTCAATAATGAGATTATAAATTTAGAGTTTTAAACTCTATTCTGTTTTTTCCTTGACAAAAGTTGCGCCTTCATTGACTTTTTCTTTAGTCCAATCAGCTGTTTCTTTACTATCTTGTTTTACGCCCTGCCAAGTATTTGAACAACCTACAAAAAATATAGTTGTTACAAGAATTGCAAATATAAATCGCATGTAATCTCCTTATTTTAAATATGGAGGCGACACCCGGATTCGAACCGGGGGTAAAAGCTTTGCAGGCTTCTGCCTTACCGCTTGGCCATGTCGCCATGCATAACGTTTACACTAAAGCGCACCATAATGGTGCCCGGAGCCGGACTTGAACCGGCACGGAAAAAACTTCCGAGGGATTTTAAGTCCCTTGCGTCTACCATTCCGCCACCCGGGCAGGTACAAACAACTGGAGCGGGAAACGAGGTTCGAACTCGCGACCCCAACCTTGGCAAGGTTGTGCTCTACCACTGAGCTATTCCCGCAAATTTTTAATGAAATCAAATAATAGCAGATTTAAACTTAAAATTTTATTTGATAGACAAGATTTATACAAAATTATTCAAATTTAAAGGAAAGCGTAAGAAATTTATAGTAAAATTACATCTGTTTATATAGAATTTAAAGATATTTTAGTTTTCATGGCGGTTTTATCTTTAAATTTATAAAATTTGGGGCTATAGCTCAGCTGGGAGAGCGCTTGAATGGCATTCAAGAGGTCGGCGGTTCGATCCCGCTTGGCTCCACCAAACTACACATTATCCGATACCAAAGCTGCATTTTTAGGACCTTTGTTAATCACTCAAACTTGCTAAATAGCTATTATTTAGCATAAAAAGTTGAGTAAGTCGCAAATTCGTGTTTTACCCAACCTTTTTAACAACAGCCTGCTATTAGCGGTACTAAGTCATGAAAACTCATATAATTACTTATAGTTGAAAAATAAAACTATAAGGAACTAAAAGTATGAATCTTAAATTTACACCCTTAAAAGACAGATAGTGTTGAAATAGCAATATTAGCTTTAACAAATTAAGATAAAACTATAAATTTATAGATATTTTTCTAAAAACATAAGTTAAATTTAACCTATAAATTTAAACAAACTAATGATTTTAGCACCTGATTTAAATGCATTTTACTAGCCATTGTCTAAATTTTAGTAAATTTCTATCTTTAAAAATATTTTAAAAACAGAAATTTACTTAACTTATACCATAAGTTGCAAAAGTTATAGCTATATGATTTAATTGTAAATTTAGATATACAAACCCATATTTAAAGCCAAATTTTACTCCACACCAAAACAGCTGCAAAAGGTAAAGTCTTTATCAAATTTATCTTACGATATGTAAAAATTGCATATGCTTTCTGTATTGTTCTACAATGTCATTTATCAACGTCTGCTTTGCCCAGCCAAATACATCGTAGTTTTGACCGCCTTCTTTTAAAAAGACTTCAGCGCGGTAGTATGAGTCATCTTTACTGGCATAGCTTGGTTTTTCCCGCTCAACAAGCTTTATACCATATAAAAAATCACTCTCATCTTTTAGCGCAACGACGATGTGAATTTTGTGATTTGCTTTGTCGGTTATGATTTTTGAATTAAGTCCATTTTTTTTAAATTCAGTTTTAATCTCAAAAAATACTGGCGCGACTACTGTTTTTACGAAGCTTTGAGCTGTCGTTTGCTCTGGTAGATATATGATATCTCGTAGTCTTTCTTGCCAAGATTTGGAGTTTTGACTAATCGGTGCAGGGTTAAAAATTTGAGTATTTTTCTTAGCAAAATCAATCTTAAGCGCTTTAAACAACCCATAAATAGCAACCATCAAAGCGATAGTAAATGGAAAAGCAAAGATTATAGTCATGGCTTGAAGCCCTGCAAGTCCATCATTTAACATCAGCACCATAGCCACTACTCCGATACTCAAGCCCCAAAATATCTTTTGCCAAAGCGCGGTTTTATCGTTGCCATTAGAACAAAGCATATTTAAAACCGTAGAAGCAGAATCTGCCGAAGTAACAAAAAAGATAATTATCATAACTGTCGCCAACACGCTTATGATGCCACTTGCTGGGAATTTTTCTAAAAACATATACAGGCTTAAAGAAACGTCGCTATTTACCATTTGTGCAAGTTTTGGATAGGTTTGAACTATCTTAATAGCGCTATTTCCAAAAAATGTCATCCACATAAAAGTAAACCCAGTCGGCACTAACAAAACACCGATGATAAATTCTCTAATAGTTCTGCCCTTTGAAATTTTTGCGATAAAAAGCCCTACAAAAGGAGACCACGCAAGCCACCACGCCCAGTAAAATAGCGTCCAACCACCAAGCCAAACTTCATTTTGTTTATCATAAGCATATAGGTTAAATGTATTTGTGATAAAAGTGGAGATGTAATTTCCTGTATTTTGAACTAGACTTTGAACTAGATATATGGTATTTCCAGTAAGAAGTATAAAGATTAAAAGCGCTACAGCCATTATCATATTTATATTACTTAAAATTTTTATCCCTCGCCCTATGCCAGATACCGCAGAAGCTGTAGCAAGAAGCGTAAAAATGGCTATTAAAATCATCTGAGTAGTTGTAGAAATCGAAACACCAAATATATAGTTAAACCCAGCATTTGCCTGTATAACGCCATATCCAAGCGAAGTTGCCACGCCAAAAAGAGTCGCCACTACCGCAAACACATCTATCATATCGCCAAATTTACCATAAATTCTATCACCAATCAATGGATAAAATGCCGAACGAAGCGTAAGTGGAAGGTTATGACGAAAGCTAAAAAATGCAAGAATGATAGCGATTATCGCATATATCGCCCACGCACTAAGCCCCCAATGAAAAAATGTGATATTCATAGCCTGTTTTGCTGCTTGAATTGTTTTTGCATCACCTGTTGGTGGATTTAAATAGTGCATAAGTGGCTCTGCTACACCAAAAAACATTAGCCCGATTCCCATACCAGCGCTAAAAAGCATAGCAAACCATGAGAAATTTTTATACTCTGGTTGTGAGTGATCAAGACCGAGTTTTATCTCGCCAAGCCTTGAAAATCCAAGATAAATCACGCTAATAACAATAATCGTAACGCTTAAAACATAAAACCAGCCAAAGTTGTTTGTTATGATACTTTGTCCGGTTTTGAAAAATGAGGTAGAAAATTCTTGAAAAAATAGTGAAAATGCCATTAAAGACAAAATCGCAGTTACTGAAGTATAAAACACCCAACTGGGTTTTGATTTATTCATATTTGCTCCTTTGTGTTAAATTCAGCGATGCTTTCAGGGTAGCAAAGTTTTTTTAAATAAAACTTAAGAAAATGCGATACAAATTCAAAATCAAACCTATAAATTTAAATTTAAACCATATTCTACTTAGCTTTTTAAGTTTAAAAATGCTAGACTTTAGCCTTAAAATCCATAAAATTTTTAGCAGTTTATAAAGATAAAAAGTTAAATTTAAAAAACAAGGCTAAATTTGGGGGCGCGATGATAGAGTTTAAAAATGTCTATAAAACTTATCCAAACGGCAACGTAGCGATAAAAAATATGTCGATGAGTATCGAAGATGCGAAATTTGTCATATTTATCGGTCCAAGTGGCGGTGGCAAAACAACCGCGCTTAAGATGATAAACCGCCTTGAAGATGCCACGAATGGGGAAATTCTTATAGATTCTAAAAATATACTTGATTATGATATAAATCTACTTCGTCAAGATATGGGCTATGTGCTTCAACAAGTCGCGCTTTTCCCACATTATGATGTTTTTAAAAACATCGCCGTCGTGCCAGAGCTTAAAAACTGGGATAAAAAACGCATAAAAAACCGCGTTTATGAGATGCTTGAAATGGTAAATTTAAACCCACAAATTTATGCTAATCGCATGCCAAACGAACTAAGTGGCGGCGAGGCTCAACGAGTTGCGATAGCTAGGGCATTAGCGGCAAATCCAAGCTATGTTTTGATGGATGAGCCTTTTAGCGCACTTGATCCTGCTACTCGCTCATCGCTTCAAGAAGATATCAAAAAACTCCAAAGTCATCTGCAAAAAACGATTATTTTTGTGACTCACGACATCGAAGAAGCGCTTCTTTTAGGAGATCAAATTTGTATTATAAATGGCGGAGAAAAGCTACTTTGCGCAAGCAAAGATGAACTTTTATCAAACGAAGATGAGTTTATAAAAGAGTTTATCGCTCTTGGACTTCGCCATAGAAATGGACTTTATAGTAAAGATGAGTGCTTGAAACTAGCCAAAATGGGGACAAAATGAACAGAGTTTTACTCACTTTAAACGAGCGAAGCGATGAGCTTATAAATGCCACGCTAACTCACATACAAATTTCGCTTCTTTCGCTTATTATCGCCCTTGTTATCGCTATTCCGCTTGGAATTTATCTAAGTTATCATAAGAAATTTGCTGAGTTTATCATAGGCTTAAGTGGCGTTATGCAAACCGTTCCATCACTAGCTTTGCTTGGACTTTTGATACCATTTGTTGGTATCGGCACGACTCCAGCTGTTATAGCACTTGTAGTTTACGCGCTTCTTCCGATTTTACGAAATACCTACACTGGGCTAAATGGTGTTGATCCTATCTATACGCTCGCAGCTCGTGCTATGGGTATGAACTGGGCTAAAAGACTTTTAAAAATTCAACTTCCACTTGCAATGCCTGTGATTATGGCTGGAGTTCGCACAGCTATGGTTTTAATCATCGCAACAGCGACTCTAGCAGCGTTAATCGGTGCTGGTGGACTAGGAGAGTTAATACTGCTTGGACTTGATAGAAATGATAACGCGCTAATCCTACTAGGTGCGATTCCTGCGGCACTTTTGGCAATCGGGTTTGATTACTTGCTTCGTAAAATCTCAGTGTTAAAACTAAAACAAATTTTGGCTTGTTTTATAGGCGTTATCATTGTCTTTGGTGGACTAAATTTAGCCTTAAATCACCAAAGCAAGGGCTTAGTTATAGCTGGAAAACTTGGCAGCGAGCCTGAAATATTAATAAATATTTATAAAATTTTAATCCACGATGAGATGCCGGATTTAAAAATCGAGTTAAAAAGTGGACTTGGAAAAACTAGCTTTGTCTTTAATGCACTTCGCTCAAACGACATCGATATTTATCCAGAATTTAGCGGAACTGCGGTGGTTTCTTTGCTAAAACAAGCACCAAAAAGTGGTGGCGCAAATGCGGTTTATCAACAAGCAAAAGATGGGTTAAAAAGCGAGTTTGACATAATTACACTTGGACAAATGAAATACAACAACACCTACGCAATCGCCGTTAAAAAGGACTTTGCAGATAAATTTGGACTTAAAAATATATCAGATTTAAACCATGTTCAAGATAAAATCATAGCCGGATTTACACGTGAGTTTAACGACCGCGATGACGGATATAAGGGCTTAAAAGATAGTTATGGCTTTGAGTTTAAAAAAGTTGTCTTACTTGAACCAAAGCTTCGCTACACAGCGCTAAAAAACGGTGAAGTAAATTTAATCGACGCTTACGCCACAGATAGCGAACTTCAAAGGTATAATCTTGTCGTTTTAAAAGATGATAGAAACTTTTTCCCGCCATATCAAGGCTTTGCTATGGTTAAGGCTTCTATGCTTGAAAAATATCCTAAGCTTGAAACCGCGCTTAATAAGCTAAATGGCAAAATTAGCGATGAACAAATGCGAAAGATGAACTATGATGTCGCGGTTAATGGAAAAGACGCACACGATGTTGCACTGAAGTTTTTACAAGAGATTGGGCTTAAAAAATAGGGTTAAATTTAGTTTTCAAGCGCTAAATTTACATTTTTTTGGTATAAAAATTAAATTTATTTTTGAAGTTTTTAAGTATATTTAAAATCCTAAATTTGTAAATTTTATACTTTGTATTTGAATTGTAAAATATTATAAAACTAACTAAATTTATGTTAATTACGCAAATATAATAGTGCGCAAAAGCCGTGTTTAAAACTGCTTTTAAATTTTTAACACATTAAATATTAAAAAACTAAATTTATACAAAAATATAACTTTATATTTTTACCTAAAATAGTAATTTGTAAATTTTATCTATCATCAAAATGTTTCCAAACCTTGTTAAAATACCTAAATTTATAAGGAGAATTTATGAAAAAAGCTTTTTTAATACTTGCATTTTTAACCTCTTCAATCTTTGCAACACAATACCAAATCCAAGAAGTAAATATGCCTTTTGGCGATGTTGGCGTTAAAATGCCTATAAAACTTGATGTTGGTTTTGGAAGCGGTGCGTTTTATGATAAAAAGAGTGATTCTTTATATGTTATTACAGATCGCGGGGCAAATATAGACTGCGATGACACAAAGAAAATTTTAGGAAAAAAGTTATGCAAAAAAGGTAAAATCTTCCCATTTCCAAAATTTACTCCAACTATTTATAAGTTAAATTTATTAAATAATAAATTTGAAGTAACAAAGCAAATTCCACTCAGAACAAAATCAAAAGCTTTAGTAAGCGGTATTTCAAACCCACAAACCGAAATTTCATACGATTTAGACTTAAATGAGTTAGATTATGATGTAAATGGCATAGATTCAGAAGCTATTAGTATGGATAAAGATGGAAAATTTTATATAGCTGATGAGTATGGACCAAGCATTTTTATAACAAATTCTATAGGCGAGATTCAAGAAAGATGGGTGCCAAATGGCGTTGGAAAAAGTTTGTTTAAAGCTGATTATGATATAGTTGAAAACATCCCTGCAAAACTGCGAAATCGCCAGCTAAACCGTGGTTTTGAAGCAGTTGCTATAAGCCCAGACTCAACCACTCTTTATACTATGCTTCAAAGCCCGTATAAAGATGAAATTTCAAGTAAAAAAGTTCCGCTTTTACTTTTTGATATAAAAACTAAAAAACTCATAAAACAACTTTATTATCCCCTAGATAACGCAAGCAGTTTTATAAAAGATAATACCAAAAAGAAACGCAAACAAAACGATGTCAAAGTAAGCGAGATGAGTATGCTTGAAAATGGCGATTTAATCGTACTTGAACGCATAAACAAAACAACAAAATTTTATAAAGTTGATGTTAAAAATGCAAAAGATGAAAGCGTACTTAAAAAAGAGCTGATTTTTAACACAGATAGCGTTAAAAATTTCCCTTCTAAAATCGAAGCTTTAGGAGTAGTTTCTGATACTCAGTGGATTTTAATTAACGATAATGACTTTGGAATCAATGGCGAAAAAACGCAGATTATCAGACTAAATTTAAGGTAAAAAAACAAAATTTAAGCACGGTTTAAATATAATAAACTTTGCATTTTAAATTTAAGGAAAATCGTGCTTACAAACCCAGTTTTAATCAGCGTTATTTTGATGATGGTTTTATGCCTTTTAAGGTTTAATGTGATGTTTGCCATACTCGTATCTGCCGTAGTTGCAGGACTTGTTGGAGGCATAAATTTAGAAAATACAATCTCAACTTTTATAAACGGAATGAGTGGAAATTTAGAAACCGCACTTTCATATATACTGCTTGGAATTTTAGCAGCTGCGATTTCTTATACGAATTTAACTACCATTTTAATTAACAAAATTTCAAATTTCATAAGTCATAAAAAGATATATTTTATACTAACTCTTGCGCTGATTG
It encodes:
- a CDS encoding OprD family outer membrane porin, which encodes MKLSKISLAVAATLCACSLNAADSLAQALQNGKIKGELKAWYWDRTFSDDVKHNENVFNLGVLLGYESNPFYNLRFGLTLQANTTPGIEDNAKKMFNTEQYATGAVLSEAYLGYTFYQTDIKIGRQFINTPVVAGNPARIFTESFEGVSITSNDVENTTIYANYLYKFQGRTSNVNTDKNGRAPYFKDKVILAGTGAYGHDFDGVYSVGVKNSSIPNLTLQAQYALVSDVNWRNTDKNGDVNLYFAEANYELPLDALKLKFDAQYRASRTSGGLDSLKYEGDLLGLRAGVAELGGLSASVAYTTTSDSDSLIVGVGNAPATYTGLPIRGPYVYSNHAGVDAFKYEVGYDFNEVGLKGLQTLAAYVHADQDSQANNFKAKGWSASMIYSAPYWKGFTTQVIYTELEKEFDNSAKDNEQKELWLKFGYKFTI
- a CDS encoding YgaP family membrane protein produces the protein MSKLDKTLRIIIGIIILVVFGAIYPTWWALIGLIPLITGLVGFCPIYKILGISTGCCCCSCDKDKH
- a CDS encoding MmcQ/YjbR family DNA-binding protein yields the protein MKELNLDDIKRHCLAKKGAFSEFSFGDDTLVFKVGNEKVSIDEQGKVKQAAKIFALIFTTKKPLWLNLKANPAESLVYREIYSFVKPGYHMNKRHWNTLVLDRNAEKSVVFEMIDQSYELVIAKLSKQIREKLL
- a CDS encoding BCCT family transporter, which produces MNKSKPSWVFYTSVTAILSLMAFSLFFQEFSTSFFKTGQSIITNNFGWFYVLSVTIIVISVIYLGFSRLGEIKLGLDHSQPEYKNFSWFAMLFSAGMGIGLMFFGVAEPLMHYLNPPTGDAKTIQAAKQAMNITFFHWGLSAWAIYAIIAIILAFFSFRHNLPLTLRSAFYPLIGDRIYGKFGDMIDVFAVVATLFGVATSLGYGVIQANAGFNYIFGVSISTTTQMILIAIFTLLATASAVSGIGRGIKILSNINMIMAVALLIFILLTGNTIYLVQSLVQNTGNYISTFITNTFNLYAYDKQNEVWLGGWTLFYWAWWLAWSPFVGLFIAKISKGRTIREFIIGVLLVPTGFTFMWMTFFGNSAIKIVQTYPKLAQMVNSDVSLSLYMFLEKFPASGIISVLATVMIIIFFVTSADSASTVLNMLCSNGNDKTALWQKIFWGLSIGVVAMVLMLNDGLAGLQAMTIIFAFPFTIALMVAIYGLFKALKIDFAKKNTQIFNPAPISQNSKSWQERLRDIIYLPEQTTAQSFVKTVVAPVFFEIKTEFKKNGLNSKIITDKANHKIHIVVALKDESDFLYGIKLVEREKPSYASKDDSYYRAEVFLKEGGQNYDVFGWAKQTLINDIVEQYRKHMQFLHIVR
- a CDS encoding ABC transporter ATP-binding protein gives rise to the protein MIEFKNVYKTYPNGNVAIKNMSMSIEDAKFVIFIGPSGGGKTTALKMINRLEDATNGEILIDSKNILDYDINLLRQDMGYVLQQVALFPHYDVFKNIAVVPELKNWDKKRIKNRVYEMLEMVNLNPQIYANRMPNELSGGEAQRVAIARALAANPSYVLMDEPFSALDPATRSSLQEDIKKLQSHLQKTIIFVTHDIEEALLLGDQICIINGGEKLLCASKDELLSNEDEFIKEFIALGLRHRNGLYSKDECLKLAKMGTK
- a CDS encoding ABC transporter permease/substrate-binding protein, encoding MNRVLLTLNERSDELINATLTHIQISLLSLIIALVIAIPLGIYLSYHKKFAEFIIGLSGVMQTVPSLALLGLLIPFVGIGTTPAVIALVVYALLPILRNTYTGLNGVDPIYTLAARAMGMNWAKRLLKIQLPLAMPVIMAGVRTAMVLIIATATLAALIGAGGLGELILLGLDRNDNALILLGAIPAALLAIGFDYLLRKISVLKLKQILACFIGVIIVFGGLNLALNHQSKGLVIAGKLGSEPEILINIYKILIHDEMPDLKIELKSGLGKTSFVFNALRSNDIDIYPEFSGTAVVSLLKQAPKSGGANAVYQQAKDGLKSEFDIITLGQMKYNNTYAIAVKKDFADKFGLKNISDLNHVQDKIIAGFTREFNDRDDGYKGLKDSYGFEFKKVVLLEPKLRYTALKNGEVNLIDAYATDSELQRYNLVVLKDDRNFFPPYQGFAMVKASMLEKYPKLETALNKLNGKISDEQMRKMNYDVAVNGKDAHDVALKFLQEIGLKK
- a CDS encoding esterase-like activity of phytase family protein → MKKAFLILAFLTSSIFATQYQIQEVNMPFGDVGVKMPIKLDVGFGSGAFYDKKSDSLYVITDRGANIDCDDTKKILGKKLCKKGKIFPFPKFTPTIYKLNLLNNKFEVTKQIPLRTKSKALVSGISNPQTEISYDLDLNELDYDVNGIDSEAISMDKDGKFYIADEYGPSIFITNSIGEIQERWVPNGVGKSLFKADYDIVENIPAKLRNRQLNRGFEAVAISPDSTTLYTMLQSPYKDEISSKKVPLLLFDIKTKKLIKQLYYPLDNASSFIKDNTKKKRKQNDVKVSEMSMLENGDLIVLERINKTTKFYKVDVKNAKDESVLKKELIFNTDSVKNFPSKIEALGVVSDTQWILINDNDFGINGEKTQIIRLNLR